Within Bdellovibrionales bacterium, the genomic segment TCCCAGATACATCACCGGTAATTCCTGATACGGCAACTGTATTGGCCTCACCCGTGATATTTGGACGAATTTTGCTCCCTGGCTTTTCAACTGACCCACCCTTGTAATTAAACATCGTAGAGAGAGAAACTTTTGATTTAGAACCAGTTTCCGCGCGGAGCTTTTTGTTTGTGATCAATTGATCAACATCTTTCTGACCTTCGTCCCCTTTAACATCTTCCAATTTCGCCTTGGTCTCAGAAGACTCCTGAGCACGAGACAAGGTACCGTAGGATAAACTCGATACTAAGGCCAATCCCAATAACAGGCTGACCGTTCCTTCTTCCTTTTTCATTTCTTTTTCCCTTCGTTCGCTCGCTTTTGCTCACCAAAAGAAGCTCTTAAAGTTATTTTGGCTAAATCCCACCAAAGCCCCTACTTTGAGAGAATCTAGGCCATCGTCCGGCAGATAATGCAATGCGCCCGAGAACCTGTCAAATACAAATAGGAGTGTGCCGCAAATCAGATGGTCTTGTGAGATTGAGCTACCGTTGAGCGACTTCCACGATTACACTCAAGCCATGGATATTTCTTCACTTTATTGGCGAAAATGCAGCTCCTGTAAGCTTGATATCGGTTATCAAAAGACCCACTACAAGTGCAATGTTTCAACCTGTAACCGCAATCGAACGGGGCTCGTGTTCTGCTCCATCCCCTGTTTTGAGCGCCATCTCCCCTCTGCAAGACACCGTGATGCTTATGCAATTGAGGAAAAATCCCCGAGCTTTGATCAGTGGAAAAAGGAACTGGAAGCAGCTGACTCGGCCCCCTCAGCATCGGCACCAGCATCAGCACCGGCCGTGGCAAAAGGTCCAATGCCCGTGGCGAACCCTAGAATCTTTTTAGTGCGTAAAAATCCACCGGTCCCTGCCGCAAATAAAGTACGTGAAACGGAAGTTCTCGTTGTGGCTTCAAAGGTAAAGGACTACATTCGGCGACGTTCAGAAATGAACACCTCCGGAGAAGTCCTGCAGGTTCTCTCGGATCAGATCCGTTCACTGTGTGACAAGGCAATGGACTCAGCCCGTGCAGACGGAAGAAAGACCGTCATGGAGAGAGATTTTAAGAAATAATGAAGGATATCCTCACCTACTTTCTTTATACCTACATGAGTATCTTTACCATTGTGAACCCACTGGGTACCTTGCCCGTTTACGCTGCCTTCACTGATTCAGTCAAACGGGACCAAGCTGTTCGTGTGGCCAGGACAGCTTCCTTTGTCGCCTTCGTTTTAATGATTCTCTTTGCGCTGACGGGCCAATTTCTGTTTAATTTTTTCAGCATATCTATAGATGGTTTGAGAGTGGTCGGCGGCATCCTTCTTTTTCTTACCGGTTACGACATGCTTCAAGGAAAGAATTCTCGAACGAAAATTCTCTCCAAAGCAGAACGATTAGAAATCGAGGAATTTGCAATCACCCCTCTCGCCATTCCTATGATTTGCGGGCCGGGAGCCATCACGGTCGTGATTGTTTTGATTCAAGAAGCCAACAGTCTTGTTCAAAAGTCAATTTTGTTCAGCAACATCGCGCTGGTTTGTTTTGCCAACTTTCTGTTTCTTATTGGCTCAAAGCGGATCTTGAGCCTCCTCGGAAATAGCGGGAACAAGGTCTTCTTTCGCCTGATGGGCCTCATCATTATGATGATTGCCGTAGAATATTTCTTCCGAGGCCTCACTCCCTACGTTCAAAAAATAATCAGAGGCTGATGATCCTTGATCGCCCCCAGATTATTCGGCATAGCTCACCCTCAATTCCTTTGGAATCTCATCATCTGTTCGCGGAACATAAACCGTAACGGGACCTTTTCCAACTGGTTGAACCCATGACCCAGAACCCCCGGGATTTTTTTGGTTTGACTTAGCCAATAAGTTTCCGTTCCAGAAAATGCCCGTCACGGGGCGGTGGCTGATGACTTGCACTTTCCATTCTCTCCCATTTGATACTCCGGCATAAGTGCCTTCGCTCGATCCGATCAGCACAACATAATCACTACCGACAAAGCGGTGAGAGACTTTGGTTTTCTTAATGGCTCCAGCCAGATAGGCAGTTGTCTCTCCATCATCTTCACGAAGAATGAACTCTCCTCCATTCTTCGATGGATAAATCCTCAACTCCTCGGCTCCACCGGAGTTCTTTCCCAGGTGTCGAACTGCTTCTCCCATCATGGGAAGT encodes:
- a CDS encoding NAAT family transporter: MKDILTYFLYTYMSIFTIVNPLGTLPVYAAFTDSVKRDQAVRVARTASFVAFVLMILFALTGQFLFNFFSISIDGLRVVGGILLFLTGYDMLQGKNSRTKILSKAERLEIEEFAITPLAIPMICGPGAITVVIVLIQEANSLVQKSILFSNIALVCFANFLFLIGSKRILSLLGNSGNKVFFRLMGLIIMMIAVEYFFRGLTPYVQKIIRG